Proteins encoded in a region of the Thunnus thynnus chromosome 8, fThuThy2.1, whole genome shotgun sequence genome:
- the dcun1d4 gene encoding DCN1-like protein 4 isoform X4, translating into MHSDAANFQLNSHLTTLASIHKIHHTLHRLNLTEDVGQDSHPSACCSRAMPPRKKRRPSAGDDMSAKKSRQDSVFRKHETPQIREEETFSSKRCLEWFYEYAGCDDVVGPEGMEKFCEDIGVEPENVVMLVLAWKLDAQSMGYFTLQEWLRGMGSLQCDSTERLRNSLDYLRSVLNDSTSFKLIYRYAFDFAREKDQRSLDLNTAKCMLGLLLGKTWPLFPVFNQFLEQSKYKVINKDQWCNVLEFSRTINLDLSNYDEDGAWPVLLDEFVEWYKERQMS; encoded by the exons ATGCACTCTGATGCGGCAA ATTTTCAGCTGAATTCCCACTTGACTACACTGGCCAGCATCCATAAGATCCACCACACCTTGCACAGGCTG AACCTGACAGAAGACGTTGGACAGGATAGCCACCCCTCAG CTTGTTGCTCTAGAGCCATGCCTCCTAGGAAAAAGAGGAGACCCTCCGCTGGAGATGACATGTCAGCCAAGAAAAGTCGCCAGGACAG tgttttcagaaaacatgaaacGCCACAGATCCGCGAGGAGGAGACATTTTCCAGCAAACGATGCTTGGAGTGGTTCTATGAATACGCAG GCTGTGATGACGTGGTGGGTCCAGAGGGCATGGAGAAGTTCTGTGAGGACATTGGagtggaaccagagaat GTGGTGATGCTGGTGCTTGCTTGGAAGCTGGACGCCCAGAGTATGGGATATTTCACTCTCCAGGAGTGGCTGAGAGGCATGGGCTCACTGCA GTGCGACTCCACAGAGAGGCTGAGGAACTCGCTCGACTACCTGAGATCTGTCCTAAACGACAGCACCAGTTTTAAGCTCATTTACAGATACGCCTTTGATTTTGCTCGG GAAAAGGATCAGAGGAGTTTGGACTTGAACACAGCCAAGTGTATGCTGGGGCTTCTTTTGGGAAAGACGTGGCCTCTCTTTCCTGTGTTTAACCAGTTTCTAGAG CAATCCAAGTACAAAGTCATCAACAAAGACCAATGGTGCAATGTTTTAGAGTTCAGCAGGACAATCAACCTGGACCTCAGTAACTATGATGAGGATGGTGCCT GGCCAGTTTTGTTGGACGAGTTTGTGGAATGGTACAAGGAAAGACAGATGTCATAG
- the dcun1d4 gene encoding DCN1-like protein 4 isoform X3 — MPPRKKRRPSAGDDMSAKKSRQDSVFRKHETPQIREEETFSSKRCLEWFYEYAGCDDVVGPEGMEKFCEDIGVEPENVVMLVLAWKLDAQSMGYFTLQEWLRGMGSLQCDSTERLRNSLDYLRSVLNDSTSFKLIYRYAFDFAREKDQRSLDLNTAKCMLGLLLGKTWPLFPVFNQFLEQSKYKVINKDQWCNVLEFSRTINLDLSNYDEDGAWPVLLDEFVEWYKERQMS, encoded by the exons ATGCCTCCTAGGAAAAAGAGGAGACCCTCCGCTGGAGATGACATGTCAGCCAAGAAAAGTCGCCAGGACAG tgttttcagaaaacatgaaacGCCACAGATCCGCGAGGAGGAGACATTTTCCAGCAAACGATGCTTGGAGTGGTTCTATGAATACGCAG GCTGTGATGACGTGGTGGGTCCAGAGGGCATGGAGAAGTTCTGTGAGGACATTGGagtggaaccagagaat GTGGTGATGCTGGTGCTTGCTTGGAAGCTGGACGCCCAGAGTATGGGATATTTCACTCTCCAGGAGTGGCTGAGAGGCATGGGCTCACTGCA GTGCGACTCCACAGAGAGGCTGAGGAACTCGCTCGACTACCTGAGATCTGTCCTAAACGACAGCACCAGTTTTAAGCTCATTTACAGATACGCCTTTGATTTTGCTCGG GAAAAGGATCAGAGGAGTTTGGACTTGAACACAGCCAAGTGTATGCTGGGGCTTCTTTTGGGAAAGACGTGGCCTCTCTTTCCTGTGTTTAACCAGTTTCTAGAG CAATCCAAGTACAAAGTCATCAACAAAGACCAATGGTGCAATGTTTTAGAGTTCAGCAGGACAATCAACCTGGACCTCAGTAACTATGATGAGGATGGTGCCT GGCCAGTTTTGTTGGACGAGTTTGTGGAATGGTACAAGGAAAGACAGATGTCATAG
- the dcun1d4 gene encoding DCN1-like protein 4 isoform X2: MRQNLTEDVGQDSHPSACCSRAMPPRKKRRPSAGDDMSAKKSRQDSVFRKHETPQIREEETFSSKRCLEWFYEYAGCDDVVGPEGMEKFCEDIGVEPENVVMLVLAWKLDAQSMGYFTLQEWLRGMGSLQCDSTERLRNSLDYLRSVLNDSTSFKLIYRYAFDFAREKDQRSLDLNTAKCMLGLLLGKTWPLFPVFNQFLEQSKYKVINKDQWCNVLEFSRTINLDLSNYDEDGAWPVLLDEFVEWYKERQMS; encoded by the exons ATGCGGCAA AACCTGACAGAAGACGTTGGACAGGATAGCCACCCCTCAG CTTGTTGCTCTAGAGCCATGCCTCCTAGGAAAAAGAGGAGACCCTCCGCTGGAGATGACATGTCAGCCAAGAAAAGTCGCCAGGACAG tgttttcagaaaacatgaaacGCCACAGATCCGCGAGGAGGAGACATTTTCCAGCAAACGATGCTTGGAGTGGTTCTATGAATACGCAG GCTGTGATGACGTGGTGGGTCCAGAGGGCATGGAGAAGTTCTGTGAGGACATTGGagtggaaccagagaat GTGGTGATGCTGGTGCTTGCTTGGAAGCTGGACGCCCAGAGTATGGGATATTTCACTCTCCAGGAGTGGCTGAGAGGCATGGGCTCACTGCA GTGCGACTCCACAGAGAGGCTGAGGAACTCGCTCGACTACCTGAGATCTGTCCTAAACGACAGCACCAGTTTTAAGCTCATTTACAGATACGCCTTTGATTTTGCTCGG GAAAAGGATCAGAGGAGTTTGGACTTGAACACAGCCAAGTGTATGCTGGGGCTTCTTTTGGGAAAGACGTGGCCTCTCTTTCCTGTGTTTAACCAGTTTCTAGAG CAATCCAAGTACAAAGTCATCAACAAAGACCAATGGTGCAATGTTTTAGAGTTCAGCAGGACAATCAACCTGGACCTCAGTAACTATGATGAGGATGGTGCCT GGCCAGTTTTGTTGGACGAGTTTGTGGAATGGTACAAGGAAAGACAGATGTCATAG
- the dcun1d4 gene encoding DCN1-like protein 4 isoform X1, with the protein MQFLFFVEIDFQLNSHLTTLASIHKIHHTLHRLNLTEDVGQDSHPSACCSRAMPPRKKRRPSAGDDMSAKKSRQDSVFRKHETPQIREEETFSSKRCLEWFYEYAGCDDVVGPEGMEKFCEDIGVEPENVVMLVLAWKLDAQSMGYFTLQEWLRGMGSLQCDSTERLRNSLDYLRSVLNDSTSFKLIYRYAFDFAREKDQRSLDLNTAKCMLGLLLGKTWPLFPVFNQFLEQSKYKVINKDQWCNVLEFSRTINLDLSNYDEDGAWPVLLDEFVEWYKERQMS; encoded by the exons atgcaatttttattttttgtggaaatAGATTTTCAGCTGAATTCCCACTTGACTACACTGGCCAGCATCCATAAGATCCACCACACCTTGCACAGGCTG AACCTGACAGAAGACGTTGGACAGGATAGCCACCCCTCAG CTTGTTGCTCTAGAGCCATGCCTCCTAGGAAAAAGAGGAGACCCTCCGCTGGAGATGACATGTCAGCCAAGAAAAGTCGCCAGGACAG tgttttcagaaaacatgaaacGCCACAGATCCGCGAGGAGGAGACATTTTCCAGCAAACGATGCTTGGAGTGGTTCTATGAATACGCAG GCTGTGATGACGTGGTGGGTCCAGAGGGCATGGAGAAGTTCTGTGAGGACATTGGagtggaaccagagaat GTGGTGATGCTGGTGCTTGCTTGGAAGCTGGACGCCCAGAGTATGGGATATTTCACTCTCCAGGAGTGGCTGAGAGGCATGGGCTCACTGCA GTGCGACTCCACAGAGAGGCTGAGGAACTCGCTCGACTACCTGAGATCTGTCCTAAACGACAGCACCAGTTTTAAGCTCATTTACAGATACGCCTTTGATTTTGCTCGG GAAAAGGATCAGAGGAGTTTGGACTTGAACACAGCCAAGTGTATGCTGGGGCTTCTTTTGGGAAAGACGTGGCCTCTCTTTCCTGTGTTTAACCAGTTTCTAGAG CAATCCAAGTACAAAGTCATCAACAAAGACCAATGGTGCAATGTTTTAGAGTTCAGCAGGACAATCAACCTGGACCTCAGTAACTATGATGAGGATGGTGCCT GGCCAGTTTTGTTGGACGAGTTTGTGGAATGGTACAAGGAAAGACAGATGTCATAG